One part of the Sus scrofa isolate TJ Tabasco breed Duroc chromosome 8, Sscrofa11.1, whole genome shotgun sequence genome encodes these proteins:
- the FGFR3 gene encoding fibroblast growth factor receptor 3 isoform X9 codes for MTAPRGGPPNARRVPGEAPGPEPGQQELVFGAGDAVELSCHLPTGAPTGPTVWVKDGAGLVPSDRILVGPRRLQVLNASHEDTGAYSCRQRLTQRVLCHFSVRVTDAPASGDDEDGEDEADDAAGAPYWTRPERMDKKLLAVPAANTVRFRCPAAGNPTPSISWLKNGKEFRGEHRIGGIKLRHQQWSLVMESVVPSDRGNYTCVVENKFGSIQQTYTLDVLERSPHRPILQAGLPANQTAVLGSDVEFHCKVYSDAQPHIQWLKHVEVNGSKVGPDGTPYVTVLKSWMSESVEADARLRLANVSERDGGEYLCRASNFIGVAEKAFWLRVHGPQAAEEELVEAGEAGSVYAGVLSYGLGFLLFILVVATVTLCRLRSPPKKGLGSPTVHKVSRFPLKRQVTVSLESSSSMSSNTPLVRIARLSSGEGPTLANVSELELPADPKWELSRARLTLGKPLGEGCFGQVVMAEAIGIDKDRAAKPVTVAVKMLKDDATDKDLSDLVSEMEMMKMIGKHKNIINLLGACTQGGPLYVLVEYAAKGNLREYLRARRPPGTDYSFDTCRLPEEQLTFKDLVSCAYQVARGMEYLASQKCIHRDLAARNVLVTEDNVMKIADFGLARDVHNLDYYKKTTNGRLPVKWMAPEALFDRVYTHQSDVWSFGVLLWEIFTLGGSPYPGIPVEELFKLLKEGHRMDKPANCTHDLYMIMRECWHAAPSQRPTFKQLVEDLDRVLTVTSTDEYLDLSVPFEQYSPGGQDTPSSSSSGDDSVFAHDLLPPAPPSGGGSRT; via the exons AGGCCCCGGGCCCTGAGCCTGGCCAGCAGGAGCTGGTCTTCGGCGCCGGGGATGCTGTGGAGCTGAGCTGCCACCTGCCCACGGGGGCTCCCACGGGGCCCACCGTCTGGGTGAAAGACGGTGCGGGGCTGGTGCCCTCAGACCGCATCCTGGTGGGGCCTCGGCGGCTGCAGGTGCTGAACGCCTCGCACGAGGACACGGGGGCCTACAGCTGCCGGCAGCGGCTCACCCAGCGGGTCCTGTGTCACTTCAGCGTGCGCGTGACGG ATGCTCCCGCCTCGGGGGACGACGAAGATGGCGAGGACGAGGCCGACGACGCAG CAGGGGCCCCTTACTGGACACGGCCCGAGCGGATGGACAAGAAGCTGCTGGCCGTGCCAGCTGCCAACACCGTCCGCTTCCGCTGCCCGGCTGCCGGCAACCCCACTCCATCCATCTCCTGGCTGAAGAATGGCAAGGAGTTCCGAGGCGAGCATCGCATCGGGGGCATCAAG CTGCGCCACCAGCAGTGGAGCCTGGTCATGGAGAGCGTGGTGCCCTCCGACCGCGGCAACTACACGTGCGTCGTGGAGAACAAGTTTGGCAGCATCCAGCAGACGTACACCCTGGACGTGCTCG AGCGCTCCCCGCACCGGCCCATCCTGCAGGCGGGGCTGCCCGCCAACCAGACGGCCGTGCTGGGCAGCGACGTGGAGTTCCATTGCAAGGTGTACAGCGACGCCCAGCCCCACATCCAGTGGCTCAAGCACGTGGAGGTGAACGGCAGCAAAGTGGGGCCCGACGGCACGCCCTACGTCACCGTGCTCAAG TCGTGGATGAGTGAGAGTGTGGAGGCCGACGCGCGCCTCCGCCTGGCCAATGTGTCCGAGCGCGACGGGGGCGAGTACCTCTGTCGAGCCTCCAATTTCATAGGCGTGGCTGAGAAGGCCTTTTGGCTGCGTGTTCACGGGCCCCAAGCAG CCGAGGAGGAGCTGGTGGAGGCTGGTGAGGCTGGCAGTGTGTACGCGGGGGTCCTCAGCTACGGGCTGGGCTTTCTCCTCTTCATCCTGGTGGTGGCCACCGTGACACTCTGCCGCCTGCGCAGCCCCCCCAAGAAGGGCCTGGGCTCGCCCACCGTACACAAGGTCTCCCGCTTCCCGCTCAAGCGACAGGTAACA GTGTCCTTGGAGTCCAGCTCGTCCATGAGCTCCAACACGCCGCTGGTGCGCATCGCCCGCCTGTCCTCGGGGGAGGGGCCCACCCTGGCCAACGTTTCGGAGCTCGAGCTGCCTGCCGACCCCAAGTGGGAGCTGTCCCGGGCCCG CCTGACCCTGGGCAAGCCTCTTGGGGAGGGCTGCTTCGGCCAGGTGGTCATGGCAGAGGCCATCGGCATCGACAAGGACCGGGCTGCCAAGCCCGTCACGGTGGCCGTGAAGATGCtgaaag ACGACGCCACCGACAAGGACCTGTCGGACCTGGTGTCCGAGATGGAGATGATGAAGATGATCGGGAAACACAAGAACATCATCAACCTGCTGGGCGCCTGCACGCAGGGCG GGCCCCTGTACGTGCTGGTGGAGTACGCGGCCAAGGGCAACCTGCGGGAGTACCTGCGGGCGCGGCGGCCCCCGGGCACCGACTACTCCTTCGACACCTGCAGGCTGCCCGAGGAGCAGCTCACCTTCAAGGACCTGGTGTCCTGTGCCTACCAGGTGGCGCGGGGCATGGAGTACCTGGCCTCACAGAAG tgCATCCACAGGGACCTGGCAGCCCGCAACGTGCTGGTGACGGAGGACAACGTGATGAAGATCGCGGACTTCGGCCTGGCCCGCGACGTGCACAACCTCGACTACTACAAAAAGACCACCAAC ggCCGGCTGCCCGTGAAGTGGATGGCACCCGAGGCCTTGTTCGACCGCGTCTACACCCACCAGAGTGATGT CTGGTCCTTCGGGGTTCTGCTGTGGGAGATCTTCACGCTGGGGGGCTCGCCGTACCCCGGCATCCCCGTGGAGGAGCTCTTCAAGCTGCTGAAGGAAGGCCACCGCATGGACAAGCCGGCCAACTGCACACACGACCT GTACATGATCATGCGGGAGTGCTGGCACGCCGCGCCCtcccagaggcccaccttcaAGCAGCTGGTGGAGGACCTGGACCGCGTCCTCACGGTGACGTCCACCGAC GAGTACCTGGACCTGTCGGTGCCCTTCGAGCAGTACTCGCCGGGCGGCCAGGACACGCCCAGCTCCAGCTCCTCAGGCGACGACTCGGTGTTTGCCCACGACCTGCTGCCTCCGGCCCCACCCAGCGGCGGGGGCTCGCGGACGTGA
- the FGFR3 gene encoding fibroblast growth factor receptor 3 isoform X1, with the protein MGAPACAFAFCVAVAVVTRAASGPPGMEQRVVRRAAEAPGPEPGQQELVFGAGDAVELSCHLPTGAPTGPTVWVKDGAGLVPSDRILVGPRRLQVLNASHEDTGAYSCRQRLTQRVLCHFSVRVTDAPASGDDEDGEDEADDAAGAPYWTRPERMDKKLLAVPAANTVRFRCPAAGNPTPSISWLKNGKEFRGEHRIGGIKLRHQQWSLVMESVVPSDRGNYTCVVENKFGSIQQTYTLDVLERSPHRPILQAGLPANQTAVLGSDVEFHCKVYSDAQPHIQWLKHVEVNGSKVGPDGTPYVTVLKSWMSESVEADARLRLANVSERDGGEYLCRASNFIGVAEKAFWLRVHGPQAAEEELVEAGEAGSVYAGVLSYGLGFLLFILVVATVTLCRLRSPPKKGLGSPTVHKVSRFPLKRQVTVSLESSSSMSSNTPLVRIARLSSGEGPTLANVSELELPADPKWELSRARLTLGKPLGEGCFGQVVMAEAIGIDKDRAAKPVTVAVKMLKDDATDKDLSDLVSEMEMMKMIGKHKNIINLLGACTQGGPLYVLVEYAAKGNLREYLRARRPPGTDYSFDTCRLPEEQLTFKDLVSCAYQVARGMEYLASQKCIHRDLAARNVLVTEDNVMKIADFGLARDVHNLDYYKKTTNGRLPVKWMAPEALFDRVYTHQSDVWSFGVLLWEIFTLGGSPYPGIPVEELFKLLKEGHRMDKPANCTHDLYMIMRECWHAAPSQRPTFKQLVEDLDRVLTVTSTDEYLDLSVPFEQYSPGGQDTPSSSSSGDDSVFAHDLLPPAPPSGGGSRT; encoded by the exons AGGCCCCGGGCCCTGAGCCTGGCCAGCAGGAGCTGGTCTTCGGCGCCGGGGATGCTGTGGAGCTGAGCTGCCACCTGCCCACGGGGGCTCCCACGGGGCCCACCGTCTGGGTGAAAGACGGTGCGGGGCTGGTGCCCTCAGACCGCATCCTGGTGGGGCCTCGGCGGCTGCAGGTGCTGAACGCCTCGCACGAGGACACGGGGGCCTACAGCTGCCGGCAGCGGCTCACCCAGCGGGTCCTGTGTCACTTCAGCGTGCGCGTGACGG ATGCTCCCGCCTCGGGGGACGACGAAGATGGCGAGGACGAGGCCGACGACGCAG CAGGGGCCCCTTACTGGACACGGCCCGAGCGGATGGACAAGAAGCTGCTGGCCGTGCCAGCTGCCAACACCGTCCGCTTCCGCTGCCCGGCTGCCGGCAACCCCACTCCATCCATCTCCTGGCTGAAGAATGGCAAGGAGTTCCGAGGCGAGCATCGCATCGGGGGCATCAAG CTGCGCCACCAGCAGTGGAGCCTGGTCATGGAGAGCGTGGTGCCCTCCGACCGCGGCAACTACACGTGCGTCGTGGAGAACAAGTTTGGCAGCATCCAGCAGACGTACACCCTGGACGTGCTCG AGCGCTCCCCGCACCGGCCCATCCTGCAGGCGGGGCTGCCCGCCAACCAGACGGCCGTGCTGGGCAGCGACGTGGAGTTCCATTGCAAGGTGTACAGCGACGCCCAGCCCCACATCCAGTGGCTCAAGCACGTGGAGGTGAACGGCAGCAAAGTGGGGCCCGACGGCACGCCCTACGTCACCGTGCTCAAG TCGTGGATGAGTGAGAGTGTGGAGGCCGACGCGCGCCTCCGCCTGGCCAATGTGTCCGAGCGCGACGGGGGCGAGTACCTCTGTCGAGCCTCCAATTTCATAGGCGTGGCTGAGAAGGCCTTTTGGCTGCGTGTTCACGGGCCCCAAGCAG CCGAGGAGGAGCTGGTGGAGGCTGGTGAGGCTGGCAGTGTGTACGCGGGGGTCCTCAGCTACGGGCTGGGCTTTCTCCTCTTCATCCTGGTGGTGGCCACCGTGACACTCTGCCGCCTGCGCAGCCCCCCCAAGAAGGGCCTGGGCTCGCCCACCGTACACAAGGTCTCCCGCTTCCCGCTCAAGCGACAGGTAACA GTGTCCTTGGAGTCCAGCTCGTCCATGAGCTCCAACACGCCGCTGGTGCGCATCGCCCGCCTGTCCTCGGGGGAGGGGCCCACCCTGGCCAACGTTTCGGAGCTCGAGCTGCCTGCCGACCCCAAGTGGGAGCTGTCCCGGGCCCG CCTGACCCTGGGCAAGCCTCTTGGGGAGGGCTGCTTCGGCCAGGTGGTCATGGCAGAGGCCATCGGCATCGACAAGGACCGGGCTGCCAAGCCCGTCACGGTGGCCGTGAAGATGCtgaaag ACGACGCCACCGACAAGGACCTGTCGGACCTGGTGTCCGAGATGGAGATGATGAAGATGATCGGGAAACACAAGAACATCATCAACCTGCTGGGCGCCTGCACGCAGGGCG GGCCCCTGTACGTGCTGGTGGAGTACGCGGCCAAGGGCAACCTGCGGGAGTACCTGCGGGCGCGGCGGCCCCCGGGCACCGACTACTCCTTCGACACCTGCAGGCTGCCCGAGGAGCAGCTCACCTTCAAGGACCTGGTGTCCTGTGCCTACCAGGTGGCGCGGGGCATGGAGTACCTGGCCTCACAGAAG tgCATCCACAGGGACCTGGCAGCCCGCAACGTGCTGGTGACGGAGGACAACGTGATGAAGATCGCGGACTTCGGCCTGGCCCGCGACGTGCACAACCTCGACTACTACAAAAAGACCACCAAC ggCCGGCTGCCCGTGAAGTGGATGGCACCCGAGGCCTTGTTCGACCGCGTCTACACCCACCAGAGTGATGT CTGGTCCTTCGGGGTTCTGCTGTGGGAGATCTTCACGCTGGGGGGCTCGCCGTACCCCGGCATCCCCGTGGAGGAGCTCTTCAAGCTGCTGAAGGAAGGCCACCGCATGGACAAGCCGGCCAACTGCACACACGACCT GTACATGATCATGCGGGAGTGCTGGCACGCCGCGCCCtcccagaggcccaccttcaAGCAGCTGGTGGAGGACCTGGACCGCGTCCTCACGGTGACGTCCACCGAC GAGTACCTGGACCTGTCGGTGCCCTTCGAGCAGTACTCGCCGGGCGGCCAGGACACGCCCAGCTCCAGCTCCTCAGGCGACGACTCGGTGTTTGCCCACGACCTGCTGCCTCCGGCCCCACCCAGCGGCGGGGGCTCGCGGACGTGA
- the FGFR3 gene encoding fibroblast growth factor receptor 3 isoform X4: MGAPACAFAFCVAVAVVTRAASGPPGMEQRVVRRAAEAPGPEPGQQELVFGAGDAVELSCHLPTGAPTGPTVWVKDGAGLVPSDRILVGPRRLQVLNASHEDTGAYSCRQRLTQRVLCHFSVRVTDAPASGDDEDGEDEADDAAGAPYWTRPERMDKKLLAVPAANTVRFRCPAAGNPTPSISWLKNGKEFRGEHRIGGIKLRHQQWSLVMESVVPSDRGNYTCVVENKFGSIQQTYTLDVLERSPHRPILQAGLPANQTAVLGSDVEFHCKVYSDAQPHIQWLKHVEVNGSKVGPDGTPYVTVLKSWMSESVEADARLRLANVSERDGGEYLCRASNFIGVAEKAFWLRVHGPQAAEEELVEAGEAGSVYAGVLSYGLGFLLFILVVATVTLCRLRSPPKKGLGSPTVHKVSRFPLKRQVSLESSSSMSSNTPLVRIARLSSGEGPTLANVSELELPADPKWELSRARLTLGKPLGEGCFGQVVMAEAIGIDKDRAAKPVTVAVKMLKDDATDKDLSDLVSEMEMMKMIGKHKNIINLLGACTQGGPLYVLVEYAAKGNLREYLRARRPPGTDYSFDTCRLPEEQLTFKDLVSCAYQVARGMEYLASQKCIHRDLAARNVLVTEDNVMKIADFGLARDVHNLDYYKKTTNGRLPVKWMAPEALFDRVYTHQSDVWSFGVLLWEIFTLGGSPYPGIPVEELFKLLKEGHRMDKPANCTHDLYMIMRECWHAAPSQRPTFKQLVEDLDRVLTVTSTDEYLDLSVPFEQYSPGGQDTPSSSSSGDDSVFAHDLLPPAPPSGGGSRT; this comes from the exons AGGCCCCGGGCCCTGAGCCTGGCCAGCAGGAGCTGGTCTTCGGCGCCGGGGATGCTGTGGAGCTGAGCTGCCACCTGCCCACGGGGGCTCCCACGGGGCCCACCGTCTGGGTGAAAGACGGTGCGGGGCTGGTGCCCTCAGACCGCATCCTGGTGGGGCCTCGGCGGCTGCAGGTGCTGAACGCCTCGCACGAGGACACGGGGGCCTACAGCTGCCGGCAGCGGCTCACCCAGCGGGTCCTGTGTCACTTCAGCGTGCGCGTGACGG ATGCTCCCGCCTCGGGGGACGACGAAGATGGCGAGGACGAGGCCGACGACGCAG CAGGGGCCCCTTACTGGACACGGCCCGAGCGGATGGACAAGAAGCTGCTGGCCGTGCCAGCTGCCAACACCGTCCGCTTCCGCTGCCCGGCTGCCGGCAACCCCACTCCATCCATCTCCTGGCTGAAGAATGGCAAGGAGTTCCGAGGCGAGCATCGCATCGGGGGCATCAAG CTGCGCCACCAGCAGTGGAGCCTGGTCATGGAGAGCGTGGTGCCCTCCGACCGCGGCAACTACACGTGCGTCGTGGAGAACAAGTTTGGCAGCATCCAGCAGACGTACACCCTGGACGTGCTCG AGCGCTCCCCGCACCGGCCCATCCTGCAGGCGGGGCTGCCCGCCAACCAGACGGCCGTGCTGGGCAGCGACGTGGAGTTCCATTGCAAGGTGTACAGCGACGCCCAGCCCCACATCCAGTGGCTCAAGCACGTGGAGGTGAACGGCAGCAAAGTGGGGCCCGACGGCACGCCCTACGTCACCGTGCTCAAG TCGTGGATGAGTGAGAGTGTGGAGGCCGACGCGCGCCTCCGCCTGGCCAATGTGTCCGAGCGCGACGGGGGCGAGTACCTCTGTCGAGCCTCCAATTTCATAGGCGTGGCTGAGAAGGCCTTTTGGCTGCGTGTTCACGGGCCCCAAGCAG CCGAGGAGGAGCTGGTGGAGGCTGGTGAGGCTGGCAGTGTGTACGCGGGGGTCCTCAGCTACGGGCTGGGCTTTCTCCTCTTCATCCTGGTGGTGGCCACCGTGACACTCTGCCGCCTGCGCAGCCCCCCCAAGAAGGGCCTGGGCTCGCCCACCGTACACAAGGTCTCCCGCTTCCCGCTCAAGCGACAG GTGTCCTTGGAGTCCAGCTCGTCCATGAGCTCCAACACGCCGCTGGTGCGCATCGCCCGCCTGTCCTCGGGGGAGGGGCCCACCCTGGCCAACGTTTCGGAGCTCGAGCTGCCTGCCGACCCCAAGTGGGAGCTGTCCCGGGCCCG CCTGACCCTGGGCAAGCCTCTTGGGGAGGGCTGCTTCGGCCAGGTGGTCATGGCAGAGGCCATCGGCATCGACAAGGACCGGGCTGCCAAGCCCGTCACGGTGGCCGTGAAGATGCtgaaag ACGACGCCACCGACAAGGACCTGTCGGACCTGGTGTCCGAGATGGAGATGATGAAGATGATCGGGAAACACAAGAACATCATCAACCTGCTGGGCGCCTGCACGCAGGGCG GGCCCCTGTACGTGCTGGTGGAGTACGCGGCCAAGGGCAACCTGCGGGAGTACCTGCGGGCGCGGCGGCCCCCGGGCACCGACTACTCCTTCGACACCTGCAGGCTGCCCGAGGAGCAGCTCACCTTCAAGGACCTGGTGTCCTGTGCCTACCAGGTGGCGCGGGGCATGGAGTACCTGGCCTCACAGAAG tgCATCCACAGGGACCTGGCAGCCCGCAACGTGCTGGTGACGGAGGACAACGTGATGAAGATCGCGGACTTCGGCCTGGCCCGCGACGTGCACAACCTCGACTACTACAAAAAGACCACCAAC ggCCGGCTGCCCGTGAAGTGGATGGCACCCGAGGCCTTGTTCGACCGCGTCTACACCCACCAGAGTGATGT CTGGTCCTTCGGGGTTCTGCTGTGGGAGATCTTCACGCTGGGGGGCTCGCCGTACCCCGGCATCCCCGTGGAGGAGCTCTTCAAGCTGCTGAAGGAAGGCCACCGCATGGACAAGCCGGCCAACTGCACACACGACCT GTACATGATCATGCGGGAGTGCTGGCACGCCGCGCCCtcccagaggcccaccttcaAGCAGCTGGTGGAGGACCTGGACCGCGTCCTCACGGTGACGTCCACCGAC GAGTACCTGGACCTGTCGGTGCCCTTCGAGCAGTACTCGCCGGGCGGCCAGGACACGCCCAGCTCCAGCTCCTCAGGCGACGACTCGGTGTTTGCCCACGACCTGCTGCCTCCGGCCCCACCCAGCGGCGGGGGCTCGCGGACGTGA
- the FGFR3 gene encoding fibroblast growth factor receptor 3 isoform X8 has product MGAPACAFAFCVAVAVVTRAASGPPGMEQRVVRRAAEAPGPEPGQQELVFGAGDAVELSCHLPTGAPTGPTVWVKDGAGLVPSDRILVGPRRLQVLNASHEDTGAYSCRQRLTQRVLCHFSVRVTDAPASGDDEDGEDEADDAAGAPYWTRPERMDKKLLAVPAANTVRFRCPAAGNPTPSISWLKNGKEFRGEHRIGGIKLRHQQWSLVMESVVPSDRGNYTCVVENKFGSIQQTYTLDVLERSPHRPILQAGLPANQTAVLGSDVEFHCKVYSDAQPHIQWLKHVEVNGSKVGPDGTPYVTVLKTAGANTTDKELEVLSLRNVTFEDAGEYTCLAGNSIGFSHHSAWLVVLPAEEELVEAGEAGSVYAGVLSYGLGFLLFILVVATVTLCRLRSPPKKGLGSPTVHKVSRFPLKRQVSLESSSSMSSNTPLVRIARLSSGEGPTLANVSELELPADPKWELSRARLTLGKPLGEGCFGQVVMAEAIGIDKDRAAKPVTVAVKMLKDDATDKDLSDLVSEMEMMKMIGKHKNIINLLGACTQGGPLYVLVEYAAKGNLREYLRARRPPGTDYSFDTCRLPEEQLTFKDLVSCAYQVARGMEYLASQKCIHRDLAARNVLVTEDNVMKIADFGLARDVHNLDYYKKTTNGRLPVKWMAPEALFDRVYTHQSDVWSFGVLLWEIFTLGGSPYPGIPVEELFKLLKEGHRMDKPANCTHDLYMIMRECWHAAPSQRPTFKQLVEDLDRVLTVTSTDEYLDLSVPFEQYSPGGQDTPSSSSSGDDSVFAHDLLPPAPPSGGGSRT; this is encoded by the exons AGGCCCCGGGCCCTGAGCCTGGCCAGCAGGAGCTGGTCTTCGGCGCCGGGGATGCTGTGGAGCTGAGCTGCCACCTGCCCACGGGGGCTCCCACGGGGCCCACCGTCTGGGTGAAAGACGGTGCGGGGCTGGTGCCCTCAGACCGCATCCTGGTGGGGCCTCGGCGGCTGCAGGTGCTGAACGCCTCGCACGAGGACACGGGGGCCTACAGCTGCCGGCAGCGGCTCACCCAGCGGGTCCTGTGTCACTTCAGCGTGCGCGTGACGG ATGCTCCCGCCTCGGGGGACGACGAAGATGGCGAGGACGAGGCCGACGACGCAG CAGGGGCCCCTTACTGGACACGGCCCGAGCGGATGGACAAGAAGCTGCTGGCCGTGCCAGCTGCCAACACCGTCCGCTTCCGCTGCCCGGCTGCCGGCAACCCCACTCCATCCATCTCCTGGCTGAAGAATGGCAAGGAGTTCCGAGGCGAGCATCGCATCGGGGGCATCAAG CTGCGCCACCAGCAGTGGAGCCTGGTCATGGAGAGCGTGGTGCCCTCCGACCGCGGCAACTACACGTGCGTCGTGGAGAACAAGTTTGGCAGCATCCAGCAGACGTACACCCTGGACGTGCTCG AGCGCTCCCCGCACCGGCCCATCCTGCAGGCGGGGCTGCCCGCCAACCAGACGGCCGTGCTGGGCAGCGACGTGGAGTTCCATTGCAAGGTGTACAGCGACGCCCAGCCCCACATCCAGTGGCTCAAGCACGTGGAGGTGAACGGCAGCAAAGTGGGGCCCGACGGCACGCCCTACGTCACCGTGCTCAAG ACGGCGGGCGCTAACACCACCGACAAGGAGCTAGAGGTTCTGTCCTTGCGCAATGTCACCTTTGAGGACGCGGGGGAGTACACGTGTCTGGCGGGCAATTCTATCGGGTTCTCCCATCACTCTGCGTGGCTGGTGGTGCTGCCAG CCGAGGAGGAGCTGGTGGAGGCTGGTGAGGCTGGCAGTGTGTACGCGGGGGTCCTCAGCTACGGGCTGGGCTTTCTCCTCTTCATCCTGGTGGTGGCCACCGTGACACTCTGCCGCCTGCGCAGCCCCCCCAAGAAGGGCCTGGGCTCGCCCACCGTACACAAGGTCTCCCGCTTCCCGCTCAAGCGACAG GTGTCCTTGGAGTCCAGCTCGTCCATGAGCTCCAACACGCCGCTGGTGCGCATCGCCCGCCTGTCCTCGGGGGAGGGGCCCACCCTGGCCAACGTTTCGGAGCTCGAGCTGCCTGCCGACCCCAAGTGGGAGCTGTCCCGGGCCCG CCTGACCCTGGGCAAGCCTCTTGGGGAGGGCTGCTTCGGCCAGGTGGTCATGGCAGAGGCCATCGGCATCGACAAGGACCGGGCTGCCAAGCCCGTCACGGTGGCCGTGAAGATGCtgaaag ACGACGCCACCGACAAGGACCTGTCGGACCTGGTGTCCGAGATGGAGATGATGAAGATGATCGGGAAACACAAGAACATCATCAACCTGCTGGGCGCCTGCACGCAGGGCG GGCCCCTGTACGTGCTGGTGGAGTACGCGGCCAAGGGCAACCTGCGGGAGTACCTGCGGGCGCGGCGGCCCCCGGGCACCGACTACTCCTTCGACACCTGCAGGCTGCCCGAGGAGCAGCTCACCTTCAAGGACCTGGTGTCCTGTGCCTACCAGGTGGCGCGGGGCATGGAGTACCTGGCCTCACAGAAG tgCATCCACAGGGACCTGGCAGCCCGCAACGTGCTGGTGACGGAGGACAACGTGATGAAGATCGCGGACTTCGGCCTGGCCCGCGACGTGCACAACCTCGACTACTACAAAAAGACCACCAAC ggCCGGCTGCCCGTGAAGTGGATGGCACCCGAGGCCTTGTTCGACCGCGTCTACACCCACCAGAGTGATGT CTGGTCCTTCGGGGTTCTGCTGTGGGAGATCTTCACGCTGGGGGGCTCGCCGTACCCCGGCATCCCCGTGGAGGAGCTCTTCAAGCTGCTGAAGGAAGGCCACCGCATGGACAAGCCGGCCAACTGCACACACGACCT GTACATGATCATGCGGGAGTGCTGGCACGCCGCGCCCtcccagaggcccaccttcaAGCAGCTGGTGGAGGACCTGGACCGCGTCCTCACGGTGACGTCCACCGAC GAGTACCTGGACCTGTCGGTGCCCTTCGAGCAGTACTCGCCGGGCGGCCAGGACACGCCCAGCTCCAGCTCCTCAGGCGACGACTCGGTGTTTGCCCACGACCTGCTGCCTCCGGCCCCACCCAGCGGCGGGGGCTCGCGGACGTGA